A genomic window from Cucumis melo cultivar AY chromosome 8, USDA_Cmelo_AY_1.0, whole genome shotgun sequence includes:
- the LOC103502187 gene encoding WEB family protein At2g38370-like, translating to MGETGGSGFRAEVDTSAPFESVKEAVSRFGGSGFWKPSHSHTHTHTQSYTQLSEPEHDKDEVDIDATILEKQAMNMESELIVKERETLEVLKELEATKRIAEDLKLRLQKEAFEVSMTQDTKRDDINATAAKEAVKENLRPTDGQGQNEQISPPEPGLILMELEQAKLNLTRTPSNIADLRASVESFNKKLEKERTGLEKIQERLAQNSSNISALEEELNQTKLKLQVVKDAEAKGFPDNPLEISKELQELSSEAEKFKKMREAARLEVSRMEFEIEQNKAMLKTAQVKLVAARKMKEAARAAEAVALSEIMILTKHGNPSSDFSLTHGGERVTLSSEEYSTLTLKACEAKERCRKRVIDIMQLVDAANTSKMDILNQAERASEELKTSKIALEAALSRVDDANQGKLAVEELLRKWRSDHGQKRRTIQSSTKFKNACPSHLKRDSRLLDVNGVNMVSDEPTPVLKPTLSIGQILSRKLLPPEEFETVTIPEKSSVGRKMSLGQMLSKQSGDASSFKKVEKDISQKQTFGKRKKSGFARFTLLLVKQSKKKKKPAVGKR from the exons ATGGGAGAAACAGGTGGCAGTGGCTTTAGGGCGGAGGTTGATACTTCCGCTCCCTTCGAGTCTGTGAAAGAGGCCGTCAGTAGGTTTGGCGGAAGCGGATTTTGGAAACCCTCTCATAGTCATACTCATACTCATACTCAAAGTTACACCCAGCTATCTGAACCTGAG CATGATAAAGACGAGGTTGACATTGATGCCACAATACTGGAGAAGCAGGCAATGAACATGGAGAGTGAATTGATTGTCAAAGAAAGGGAGACCCTGGAAGTATTAAAAGAACTTGAAGCAACCAAGAGAATCGCGGAAGATTTGAAACTGAGGCTGCAGAAAGAAGCATTTGAAGTCAGTATGACTCAAGACACAAAGAGAGATGATATAAATGCAACTGCTGCTAAAGAAGCAGTTAAGGAAAACCTTCGGCCTACTGACGGTCAAGGTCAGAATGAGCAAATCTCCCCTCCAGAACCCGGTTTAATTCTTATGGAATTGGAACAGGCAAAGTTAAATCTTACTAGGACACCTAGTAATATTGCTGATCTTCGAGCTTCTGTTGAATCTTTTAACAAAAAACTAGAGAAAGAAAGAACTGGACTTGAGAAAATTCAAGAGAGGTTAGCCCAGAATTCGTCCAATATATCAGCCCTTGAGGAAGAGCTGAACCAAACGAAACTGAAGTTACAAGTGGTAAAAGATGCTGAGGCAAAAGGTTTTCCAGACAACCCTTTAGAGATTTCAAAGGAACTACAAGAATTGAGTTCTGAGGCAGAGAAGTTTAAGAAAATGAGGGAAGCAGCCAGACTTGAAGTTTCGAGAATGGAATTTGAGATTGAACAGAACAAGGCCATGCTAAAAACAGCTCAAGTCAAGTTGGTTGCAGCCAGAAAAATGAAGGAAGCTGCTAGAGCAGCAGAAGCTGTTGCTCTCTCTGAGATCATGATCTTAACCAAGCATGGAAATCCATCGAGTGACTTTTCACTAACTCATGGAGGTGAAAGGGTAACTCTTTCGTCGGAGGAATATTCTACTCTTACTCTTAAAGCTTGTGAAGCTAAAGAACGATGCAGAAAGAGAGTTATAGACATCATGCAACTAGTTGATGCCGCAAACACATCGAAAATGGACATCTTGAATCAGGCAGAGAGAGCTTCTGAGGAACTCAAAACAAGTAAAATTGCACTGGAAGCTGCTCTGAGCAGGGTGGATGATGCAAATCAGGGAAAGCTTGCAGTTGAAGAATTGCTTCGCAAATGGAGGTCAGATCATGGTCAGAAAAGACGTACCATTCAAAGCTCTACCAAGTTTAAGAATGCATGCCCTTCTCACTTGAAAAGAGATTCTAGGCTACTTGATGTAAATGGAGTGAACATGGTGAGTGACGAACCAACACCTGTTTTGAAGCCAACTCTTTCTATAGGACAAATACTAAGCCGGAAGCTACTACCTCCCGAAGAATTTGAAACAGTAACGATCCCTGAGAAAAGTTCAGTTGGAAGAAAGATGTCACTTGGTCAGATGCTGAGCAAACAAAGTGGTGATGCATCTTCTTTTAAGAAGGTTGAAAAAGATATTAGCCAGAAGCAGAcatttggaaaaagaaagaagtcgGGATTTGCTCGGTTTACTCTGCTGTTGGTGAAACAaagtaagaagaagaagaaacctgCAGTTGGTAAGAGGTAA